From the genome of Rhizobium sp. NXC24, one region includes:
- a CDS encoding zinc-binding dehydrogenase — MNLLTPVQTRTMKAAVVTGAGRLRIEEVPLPQPGAGQLRVRLEGCGVCASNLTPWAGPEWMQFPTEPGGLGHEGWGVVDAVGENVLNIAVGDRVASLGQHAYATHDLADENAVVRLPAEFDGQPFPGEPLGCALNIFKRSEIVAGQTVAIVGIGFLGALLTQLCVAAGGHVIALSRRPFSLDLARRSGARETILLDDHWQIIERVKRLTKGRFCDRVIEAVGKQWPLDLAAELTRERGRLIVAGYHQDGPRQINMQLWNWRGLDIVNAHERDPAIYIAGIRDAIAAIRAGRLDPLPLYTHRFPLERLDDALNMTRDRPDGFVKALVVFP, encoded by the coding sequence ATGAACTTGCTCACCCCGGTGCAAACACGGACCATGAAGGCCGCCGTCGTTACCGGAGCCGGACGGCTGCGCATAGAAGAGGTGCCTCTTCCGCAACCTGGCGCTGGACAGCTCCGGGTCAGGCTCGAAGGTTGTGGCGTCTGTGCTTCCAACTTGACGCCTTGGGCAGGTCCCGAATGGATGCAATTTCCGACCGAGCCCGGAGGCCTCGGCCACGAAGGCTGGGGTGTCGTGGATGCGGTCGGAGAGAACGTCCTGAACATTGCCGTCGGCGACCGTGTCGCGTCGCTCGGCCAGCATGCCTATGCCACCCATGATCTCGCAGATGAAAATGCCGTTGTCCGTCTACCCGCTGAGTTCGACGGCCAGCCATTTCCCGGCGAACCGCTGGGTTGCGCCTTGAACATCTTCAAGCGCAGCGAGATCGTTGCCGGACAGACTGTTGCCATCGTCGGCATCGGCTTTCTCGGCGCCTTACTGACACAGCTCTGCGTGGCGGCCGGCGGACATGTCATCGCCCTTTCGCGCCGGCCATTTTCGCTCGACCTCGCGAGACGTTCGGGCGCCCGCGAGACGATCCTGCTGGATGATCACTGGCAGATCATCGAACGGGTGAAGCGGCTGACGAAAGGACGCTTCTGCGACCGGGTCATTGAGGCCGTCGGAAAACAATGGCCGCTCGATCTTGCCGCGGAACTGACCCGTGAACGCGGCCGCCTCATCGTCGCCGGCTATCACCAGGACGGGCCGAGGCAGATCAATATGCAATTGTGGAATTGGCGCGGCCTTGACATCGTCAACGCGCATGAGCGCGATCCCGCCATCTATATCGCGGGCATTCGCGATGCCATTGCCGCGATCCGCGCAGGGCGCCTCGATCCTTTACCGCTTTACACTCACCGGTTCCCTTTGGAGCGTCTCGATGACGCCTTGAACATGACGCGTGATCGGCCCGATGGTTTCGTCAAAGCTCTGGTTGTCTTCCCATGA
- a CDS encoding ferritin-like domain-containing protein yields the protein MADSEIRDVFIVGLKNAHAMENQALSIMKPQLSRIENYPEVAAKLEQHIRETEGQLVRLEEILEGLDEDHSIFKDMALSFTGAMTAMGHTMAGDEILKNSFANFAFENFEIAAYKCLLTVADAGGFAAATTALQSNLAEEQAMARWLDVNLAAVTQKFLLLRKGGAAAKL from the coding sequence ATGGCAGACAGCGAAATCCGCGACGTTTTTATCGTCGGCCTCAAGAATGCCCATGCGATGGAAAATCAGGCGCTCAGCATCATGAAGCCGCAACTGTCGCGCATCGAAAATTATCCGGAAGTTGCTGCGAAACTCGAGCAGCACATTCGCGAAACCGAAGGTCAGCTTGTGCGCCTTGAGGAGATTCTCGAGGGGCTTGACGAAGACCATTCGATATTCAAGGACATGGCCCTGTCGTTCACCGGCGCGATGACGGCCATGGGTCACACGATGGCGGGCGATGAGATCCTGAAGAATTCCTTTGCCAATTTCGCATTCGAAAACTTTGAGATCGCCGCCTACAAGTGCTTGTTGACCGTCGCCGATGCCGGCGGCTTCGCTGCCGCGACGACCGCCCTGCAGTCCAATCTCGCCGAAGAGCAGGCGATGGCAAGATGGCTTGATGTCAATCTGGCCGCTGTCACCCAGAAATTCCTGCTGCTGCGGAAAGGAGGAGCGGCCGCCAAGCTCTGA
- a CDS encoding glycosyltransferase family 4 protein yields the protein MQVSRPRRILMTVDAVGGVWRYAMDLAKALRPYDVETVFAGLGPPPSAEQSREACETGTLTWLNAPLDWTTESEDRLNLIPDLLAGLIEEHSIDLLHLNLPSQAACLDIDLPVVVVSHSCVVTWFDSVRGCDVPVGWLWQERRNRLGFDRADAVMVPSSSHAGALRRCYGPIANLEVVYNSCRFEPPPVRKEEIVLAAGRWWDEGKNGAVLDQAASLCRARVLMAGPTEGPAGQHFAIRNAVRLGELPHQEVTALMAKAAIVASPSLYEPFGLAALEGARAGAALVLADIPTYRELWNGAALFANPRHPRSFADAIDRLVDDGAMRTAIGELAQRRSGEFSAGAQCQALLNVYARAMQRSGSVGQRGKL from the coding sequence ATGCAAGTCAGCCGGCCGCGCCGCATTCTGATGACCGTCGATGCCGTCGGTGGCGTCTGGCGCTATGCCATGGATCTCGCCAAGGCGCTGAGACCTTATGATGTCGAGACGGTTTTTGCCGGCCTTGGACCGCCACCATCCGCCGAGCAATCGCGGGAAGCCTGCGAGACTGGAACTTTGACCTGGCTGAACGCTCCCCTCGACTGGACGACGGAGAGTGAAGACCGGCTGAACCTCATCCCCGATCTCCTGGCCGGGCTGATCGAGGAGCATTCGATCGACTTGCTCCATCTTAATTTGCCGTCGCAGGCGGCGTGCTTGGACATCGACCTGCCGGTAGTGGTGGTTTCGCACTCCTGCGTCGTCACCTGGTTCGATAGTGTTCGCGGTTGCGATGTTCCCGTCGGTTGGCTTTGGCAGGAGCGGCGGAATAGGCTGGGTTTCGATCGTGCCGATGCCGTCATGGTGCCGAGCAGCAGCCATGCAGGCGCGCTTCGCCGCTGCTACGGGCCGATCGCCAATCTCGAAGTAGTCTATAATTCCTGCCGTTTCGAACCGCCGCCGGTGCGGAAAGAGGAGATCGTGCTGGCGGCTGGACGCTGGTGGGACGAAGGCAAGAACGGCGCCGTTCTGGATCAAGCCGCCAGCCTTTGCCGCGCGCGCGTGCTGATGGCAGGTCCGACCGAAGGACCTGCCGGCCAGCATTTCGCCATCCGCAACGCGGTCCGCCTTGGCGAGCTGCCGCATCAAGAGGTGACGGCTCTCATGGCGAAAGCCGCGATCGTGGCGTCGCCTTCCCTTTACGAACCCTTCGGCCTTGCCGCTCTTGAAGGAGCGCGCGCTGGCGCCGCGCTGGTCCTCGCCGATATTCCCACCTACCGCGAGCTTTGGAACGGCGCGGCGCTTTTTGCCAATCCGCGCCATCCCCGGTCGTTTGCCGATGCGATCGACAGGCTCGTGGACGATGGCGCCATGCGAACCGCTATTGGTGAGCTTGCACAGCGGCGCTCGGGCGAATTTTCCGCGGGCGCGCAGTGCCAAGCACTTCTGAACGTTTATGCGCGCGCCATGCAGCGTTCCGGCAGCGTAGGGCAGCGGGGGAAGCTATGA
- a CDS encoding glycosyltransferase has protein sequence MKFLFYTHSLVSDWNHGNAHFLRGIMRDLIRRGHDAVALEPAGSWSRDNLLRDQGQGAIVAFHRTFPRLHSTSYDEGFEHEAAVGTADVVIVHEWTDPALVARLGRARGQGGRFILVFHDTHHRAVSAQGDIAALALEDYDIVLTFGETLRERYLRAGWGRNVFTWHEAADDALFRPMPDVEKKGDLIWIGNWGDDERSAEIASFLIDPSRRLGPDMVTTVRGVRYPAQALEALQEAGINYSGWIANAEVPRAFAENRVTIHIPRRPYVEALPGIPTIRMFEALACGIPLVSAPWNDTEGLFRAGKDFLFARDGNEMTRLLRDVLSDQSLAADLATSGLETIRTRHTCRHRVDELFAILSRHGLTGEREVAE, from the coding sequence ATGAAGTTTCTTTTCTATACTCATTCACTCGTTTCGGATTGGAATCATGGCAACGCGCATTTTCTGCGTGGGATCATGCGCGACCTCATCAGGCGCGGCCACGATGCCGTTGCTCTCGAACCGGCAGGATCGTGGAGCCGTGACAATCTGTTGCGAGACCAGGGGCAGGGGGCGATCGTGGCTTTCCACCGCACCTTTCCCCGGCTGCACTCCACCTCGTATGATGAGGGTTTTGAACACGAGGCCGCGGTTGGCACGGCCGATGTCGTCATCGTACATGAATGGACCGATCCGGCGCTGGTTGCCCGCCTGGGCCGGGCGCGAGGGCAAGGTGGCAGGTTCATCCTCGTCTTTCATGATACCCATCACCGAGCCGTCTCAGCGCAAGGAGACATAGCAGCCCTTGCTCTTGAAGATTACGACATCGTCCTGACCTTCGGTGAAACATTAAGGGAGCGTTATCTCCGCGCCGGGTGGGGGCGCAATGTCTTCACCTGGCACGAGGCTGCGGACGATGCGCTCTTCAGACCCATGCCGGATGTCGAGAAGAAGGGCGACCTGATCTGGATCGGAAATTGGGGTGATGACGAGCGCAGTGCTGAGATCGCTTCGTTTCTGATCGATCCGAGCCGTCGTCTTGGACCGGATATGGTTACGACCGTCCGTGGAGTACGCTATCCGGCGCAGGCACTCGAAGCGCTCCAAGAAGCCGGCATAAATTATAGCGGCTGGATCGCCAATGCGGAGGTGCCCCGCGCTTTCGCAGAAAACCGCGTCACCATCCATATTCCGAGACGTCCTTATGTCGAGGCACTGCCGGGCATACCCACCATCCGCATGTTCGAAGCGCTCGCCTGCGGCATCCCGTTGGTATCGGCGCCGTGGAACGACACTGAAGGATTGTTTCGGGCCGGCAAGGATTTCCTCTTTGCCCGGGACGGCAATGAAATGACCCGTTTGCTGCGCGACGTTCTTTCGGATCAATCGCTTGCCGCGGATCTGGCGACGAGCGGGCTGGAAACCATCCGCACACGCCACACTTGTCGTCATCGCGTCGACGAACTGTTCGCCATTCTTTCCCGGCATGGCCTGACCGGAGAGCGGGAGGTAGCGGAATGA
- a CDS encoding glycosyltransferase encodes MKIAFYGSSLLSAYWNGAATYYRGLLRALAARDYQITFYEPDVYQRQQNRDIDPPEWCSVVVYEGTIEAQKNVAVDAALADIVIKASGVGFEDDLLLQQVMKAARPEALKIFWDVDAPATLAELKGSSEHPLRRALAGLDMVLTYGGGDPVVQAYRSVGATNCIPIYNALDPETHHPVAADRRFDADLGFLGNRLPDREARVESFFLEPAASSRDLRFLLGGSGWQDKQMAPNVNYVGHVPTRDHNAFNVTPKAVLNISRESMAQNGFSPATRVFEAAGAGACLITDHWEGIELFLKPGDEVLVARDGRDVGDILAGLTAEHAADIGWSALQRVLRDHTYEHRAVEVDRLFRSHFGRKEAAE; translated from the coding sequence ATGAAGATCGCCTTCTATGGATCGAGCCTCCTCTCCGCTTATTGGAACGGCGCGGCCACATATTATCGCGGGCTGCTGCGCGCCCTTGCGGCAAGAGACTATCAGATCACGTTTTACGAGCCGGATGTCTACCAGCGGCAGCAAAATCGAGACATCGATCCGCCGGAATGGTGCAGTGTAGTGGTCTACGAGGGCACGATAGAAGCGCAGAAAAACGTCGCCGTCGACGCGGCGCTTGCGGATATCGTTATCAAGGCAAGCGGCGTCGGCTTTGAGGACGACCTGCTGCTACAGCAGGTGATGAAGGCGGCGCGCCCGGAGGCACTGAAGATATTCTGGGACGTTGATGCGCCGGCCACACTTGCCGAACTGAAGGGCTCATCAGAGCATCCGCTGCGGAGAGCGCTTGCAGGGCTCGATATGGTTCTGACCTATGGCGGCGGCGACCCCGTTGTTCAGGCCTATCGCTCCGTCGGAGCGACCAATTGCATACCGATCTACAACGCGCTCGATCCGGAAACCCATCATCCCGTCGCTGCAGATCGCCGTTTTGACGCGGATCTCGGCTTTCTCGGCAACCGGCTTCCAGATCGCGAAGCGCGGGTCGAATCTTTCTTTCTCGAGCCGGCTGCAAGCTCCCGCGATCTCCGCTTCCTTTTGGGAGGTTCGGGATGGCAGGACAAGCAGATGGCGCCGAATGTCAACTATGTCGGCCATGTCCCGACCAGGGATCACAATGCCTTCAATGTGACGCCGAAAGCCGTTCTTAATATCTCCCGCGAAAGCATGGCGCAAAACGGTTTTTCGCCCGCGACCCGAGTTTTCGAGGCCGCCGGGGCGGGCGCTTGTTTGATTACCGATCATTGGGAAGGCATCGAGCTCTTCCTGAAGCCGGGCGATGAGGTGCTGGTCGCCCGGGATGGCCGAGATGTCGGCGATATCCTGGCAGGCCTGACGGCCGAGCATGCGGCTGACATCGGCTGGAGCGCGCTTCAGAGGGTCCTTCGAGACCATACCTATGAGCATCGAGCCGTCGAAGTGGATCGCCTATTCCGGTCGCACTTCGGCAGGAAGGAAGCCGCGGAATGA
- a CDS encoding NAD-dependent epimerase/dehydratase family protein, giving the protein MRPGSGHIAIVGGSGFIGSNLAESYLRDGEEVVILDNLSRPGVEENLRWLKDHHAGRVHPVLADIRDFGAIESVFSDAKAVFHMAAQTAVTTSLVHPMDDFETNAHGAINVLEAVRKAGRDAPLVFASTNKVYGGIEGIAMRELDDRYVPADEMLRVHGFDEGRKLDFCTPYGCSKGAADQYVLDYAKSYGMPTAALRMSCIYGPRQFGTEDQGWVAHFLTCALQGTRIAIYGDGKQVRDILHVNDAVAAYRALMRSIDHLKGRAFNLGGGPQNAVSIGMVLNEISRLTGRPLETANGDWRPGDQLYFVADTRALQNAVGWKPEITWRDGIRDLRDWLVENRFPASRFRQPRRATA; this is encoded by the coding sequence ATGAGACCAGGAAGCGGACACATTGCCATCGTCGGAGGCAGCGGCTTCATCGGCAGCAATCTCGCCGAAAGCTATCTTCGGGATGGCGAGGAGGTCGTCATCCTCGACAATCTCAGCCGTCCCGGTGTCGAAGAGAACCTCCGGTGGCTCAAGGACCATCACGCCGGCCGCGTTCATCCAGTGCTCGCCGATATCCGCGATTTCGGCGCCATAGAGTCGGTTTTTTCAGATGCCAAAGCAGTCTTCCACATGGCTGCGCAGACCGCGGTAACAACGAGCCTCGTTCATCCGATGGATGATTTCGAAACCAACGCGCACGGGGCGATCAATGTGTTGGAGGCCGTGCGCAAAGCCGGGCGCGATGCGCCGTTGGTCTTTGCTAGCACCAACAAAGTATATGGCGGTATCGAGGGGATCGCCATGCGGGAACTCGATGACCGGTACGTTCCGGCCGACGAGATGCTGCGTGTGCATGGCTTCGACGAAGGGCGGAAACTGGATTTCTGCACGCCTTATGGCTGCTCGAAGGGGGCCGCCGATCAATATGTCCTGGACTACGCCAAGTCCTACGGCATGCCGACGGCGGCGCTACGCATGAGCTGCATCTATGGCCCACGCCAGTTCGGCACAGAGGACCAGGGTTGGGTTGCCCATTTTCTCACCTGTGCATTGCAGGGCACGAGAATCGCGATCTATGGCGACGGAAAGCAGGTGCGCGACATCTTGCACGTGAACGATGCCGTCGCCGCCTACCGAGCTCTCATGCGGTCGATAGACCACCTGAAAGGTCGGGCCTTCAATCTCGGCGGCGGTCCGCAAAATGCAGTCAGCATCGGCATGGTGCTGAACGAAATTAGCAGACTGACTGGTCGTCCCCTAGAAACGGCAAATGGCGACTGGCGCCCCGGCGACCAGCTCTATTTCGTCGCCGATACACGAGCGCTGCAAAACGCCGTCGGATGGAAGCCTGAGATAACGTGGCGCGACGGCATTCGCGATCTGCGCGATTGGCTCGTCGAAAATCGTTTCCCGGCTTCGCGGTTTCGCCAGCCGAGGAGGGCGACGGCATGA
- a CDS encoding SDR family NAD(P)-dependent oxidoreductase, which translates to MSRILITGGCGFIGRHVAEELIENGYEVRVLDAMIDQVHGDAEVHLSSAAEIIRGDVRDKEAVRKALQNIDGVIHLAAEVGVGQSMYEIARYVGGNDLGTAVLLEMIIGLPVKRIVVASSMSVYGEGLYVSRSGEYFGFIRRNGARIRQGQWDPLGPNGEVLVPAPTDEEKPVDLASIYALTKFAQERQILIFGEAYGVEAVALRLFNVFGAGQALSNPYTGVLANFASRLANGHPAMIFEDGEQRRDFVHVGDVARAFRLALEQPRAPGHVINIGSGQAYTISQVAMLLAEAMGLPQITPEITGKSRSGDIRHCFADISKARELLGFEPRHRLDNSLGPFAEWVLASGAVDRNAEMTRHLQERGLIS; encoded by the coding sequence ATGTCACGCATTCTTATTACTGGTGGTTGCGGCTTCATTGGCCGCCATGTTGCTGAAGAACTTATCGAAAATGGATATGAGGTCCGCGTCCTCGATGCGATGATCGACCAGGTGCACGGTGACGCCGAGGTTCATCTTTCGAGTGCTGCTGAGATCATTCGTGGCGATGTGCGCGACAAAGAGGCCGTCCGAAAGGCGCTGCAGAATATCGACGGCGTCATTCACCTCGCCGCCGAGGTGGGCGTCGGACAGTCCATGTACGAGATCGCCCGCTATGTCGGTGGCAACGATCTCGGCACGGCGGTTCTCCTCGAAATGATAATCGGCCTTCCGGTCAAGCGTATCGTCGTTGCCTCGTCCATGAGCGTCTATGGCGAGGGGCTGTACGTATCGAGATCGGGAGAGTATTTCGGCTTTATACGCCGCAATGGCGCGCGCATACGGCAAGGGCAATGGGATCCCTTGGGTCCAAATGGCGAGGTGCTTGTTCCGGCTCCGACGGATGAGGAGAAGCCGGTTGATCTCGCATCGATCTATGCGCTCACCAAATTCGCTCAGGAACGCCAAATCCTCATTTTCGGCGAGGCCTACGGCGTCGAGGCCGTGGCGCTTCGGCTTTTCAACGTGTTCGGTGCCGGCCAGGCGCTCTCAAATCCCTATACCGGCGTACTGGCGAATTTCGCATCCCGCCTCGCCAACGGGCACCCGGCGATGATCTTCGAGGATGGCGAGCAGCGCCGGGATTTCGTGCATGTGGGCGACGTCGCGCGTGCTTTTCGCCTTGCCCTGGAGCAGCCGCGGGCTCCGGGTCACGTCATCAATATAGGCAGCGGCCAAGCCTATACGATATCTCAGGTCGCCATGTTGCTGGCCGAGGCGATGGGCCTGCCACAAATTACCCCCGAGATCACTGGCAAATCCCGTTCAGGCGACATCCGCCATTGTTTCGCCGATATTTCCAAGGCCCGGGAACTGCTCGGTTTCGAACCGCGGCACCGACTCGACAATTCGCTCGGTCCGTTTGCCGAATGGGTTCTCGCAAGTGGCGCGGTCGACCGGAATGCGGAAATGACGAGGCACCTTCAAGAGCGGGGGCTTATCTCATGA
- a CDS encoding Gfo/Idh/MocA family oxidoreductase, translating into MSEVGIEIRLQNLVRPPRIGFLGVGWIGRHRMKAILETGRVEAVAICDPSPDMAEAARELAPEAAIATSFDSLLQGNLDGIVIATPSALHAQQSIEALKRGIAVFCQKPLGRTRQEVERVVEAARAADKLLGVDLSYRHTSGMRCIRDLVRRGELGNIFAVDMVFHNAYGPDKAWFYNKALSGGGCVMDLGIHLADLALWTLDFPTVTKIESSLFWEGVPVRADGNDVEDFAIATATLSTGTVLRMACSWRLNAGCDAIISAGFYGDKGGATLRNVNGSFYDFIAEHHRGTGTETLTAPPDEWGGRAASEWAMRLAAGETYDPACEKLIASAALLDGIYSR; encoded by the coding sequence ATGAGCGAGGTCGGCATAGAAATTCGACTTCAAAACCTCGTCCGCCCTCCCCGGATTGGTTTCCTGGGTGTCGGCTGGATCGGGCGGCATCGTATGAAAGCCATTTTGGAGACAGGACGGGTCGAAGCGGTGGCAATCTGCGATCCTTCGCCGGACATGGCGGAAGCAGCGCGCGAACTCGCGCCCGAGGCTGCCATCGCCACCTCCTTCGACTCTCTGTTGCAAGGGAACCTTGACGGCATCGTCATCGCCACGCCCAGCGCATTGCATGCGCAACAATCGATCGAGGCCCTGAAGCGCGGCATAGCGGTCTTCTGCCAAAAGCCGCTCGGACGCACGCGGCAGGAAGTCGAGCGCGTGGTCGAAGCGGCTCGCGCGGCGGACAAGCTGTTGGGCGTCGATCTTTCGTATCGCCACACAAGCGGCATGCGCTGCATTCGGGATCTCGTCCGCAGGGGCGAACTCGGCAATATCTTCGCTGTGGATATGGTTTTTCACAACGCCTACGGACCGGACAAGGCCTGGTTCTATAACAAGGCGCTCTCGGGCGGTGGCTGCGTCATGGACCTCGGCATTCATCTGGCGGACCTTGCACTGTGGACGCTCGACTTTCCGACCGTGACGAAGATCGAAAGCAGCCTCTTCTGGGAAGGAGTTCCAGTCCGGGCCGATGGCAACGACGTCGAGGATTTCGCTATCGCCACGGCTACGCTGTCGACCGGCACCGTCCTGCGGATGGCATGCTCGTGGCGCCTGAATGCCGGTTGCGATGCCATCATCAGTGCGGGATTCTATGGAGATAAGGGCGGAGCGACATTGCGTAACGTCAATGGATCCTTTTACGATTTCATCGCCGAGCACCATCGCGGAACCGGGACGGAGACGCTTACAGCACCGCCGGATGAATGGGGTGGGCGCGCCGCCTCAGAATGGGCGATGCGCCTTGCCGCCGGCGAAACATATGATCCCGCATGCGAAAAGCTGATCGCCTCGGCGGCACTGCTGGATGGCATCTATAGTCGCTGA
- a CDS encoding DUF2934 domain-containing protein: protein MEKTMQASRDEKIRLRAYQIWEQEGRPEGQDLDHWQRADSEIEQEQYQMQAEQDAIPSATEETESATQAIQAPEAPPSLSTDRVSAKRQSAPLTGSVAENNQGVARSKS, encoded by the coding sequence ATGGAGAAGACCATGCAAGCTTCAAGGGACGAGAAGATCCGCCTGCGCGCCTATCAAATTTGGGAGCAAGAAGGGCGGCCGGAAGGCCAGGATCTCGATCATTGGCAGCGTGCCGACAGCGAGATCGAACAAGAACAGTATCAAATGCAGGCCGAACAGGATGCAATACCCTCGGCAACCGAAGAGACGGAGTCTGCGACGCAGGCCATACAGGCACCCGAGGCACCACCGTCTCTATCGACCGATCGGGTGAGCGCAAAGCGTCAAAGTGCCCCGCTTACAGGCTCGGTCGCGGAAAACAACCAAGGCGTTGCAAGATCCAAGAGCTGA